The sequence below is a genomic window from Romeriopsis navalis LEGE 11480.
CGTTCCGCCACGAGCATCCAGATCTGACTCGATCGTCGCCAGCCTAACTTCTTCCAATTAATTGCTCGGGTACGCACCGATCGCACCAAATTTTGGAACTCTTCCAATACCAGTGGAATAAACCGTAATGCCAACGTTAACGTCAATGCAATCTCAGTCACCGGAATCTTAAATCGGCGTAGCGGTTCCATCAGGTCTTCCATCCCAGCGGTGATTTCCTCCGGTGAAGTCGTGAGGAGAAATAAGCTGGTGCTGTAGATCAATGTAAACAGCAGTGTGGAAAAGCGGAGACTTAAATCTAACGATCGCTGTGAAATCGCAAACCGCCCACGCTTAAAAAGGAAGTATTTATAGTCCGTTGGCTGCTTCAATTCCTTAGTTTTCTCGACTTTGGGAGCGGGTTTGGCTTCCGGCTTGTTCTCCCAAAATTTCCAAGACTCATAAAATGCTGGTTCGGCTTCTACCGTCGGTAGCTCGACCGGTTGCTGGAGGAATTTTAGCTCATCTTTCGGCAAGCGGCTTTGGTGGTTGGCGTTCAGGCCATCGGGGACAAACAGAATCAAGATGCCGACATAGAGACAGAGCAACATCAGCCAGCCAATTTGTTGCTTCCACACTCGCCAGGGCACCCGTGCGGTGACTGTAAATAGCACCAGAATTGCGACTAACCCTAAACGCCACTCAACACTCGCTAAAATTGGCGCTAATAGAAATGTCAACAGCCAACCCAGCTTGACCCTGGGATCGAGGCGGTGCAGCCAGGTTACCGGTTCTTCTAAATACAGGCCCAGTGGGAGCGATCGTAATAGGTCCATGTCGAGCGGCGGCCATCAATACTATAG
It includes:
- a CDS encoding energy-coupling factor transporter transmembrane component T family protein, translating into MDLLRSLPLGLYLEEPVTWLHRLDPRVKLGWLLTFLLAPILASVEWRLGLVAILVLFTVTARVPWRVWKQQIGWLMLLCLYVGILILFVPDGLNANHQSRLPKDELKFLQQPVELPTVEAEPAFYESWKFWENKPEAKPAPKVEKTKELKQPTDYKYFLFKRGRFAISQRSLDLSLRFSTLLFTLIYSTSLFLLTTSPEEITAGMEDLMEPLRRFKIPVTEIALTLTLALRFIPLVLEEFQNLVRSVRTRAINWKKLGWRRSSQIWMLVAERLLENLLLRAEQIAGGMQVRGFTSPNRHRVEWHQLKLRRWDWIALSAMAIVWLVRLIWGGEVT